ATACAGAATAGAAAATACATTGAAAAGGGCCAGTCAGAGGGTGAAGAACGTGGATATACTCAATTGACACTTTCTAATGGAAAAGTAAAGGAGAAACAACTTACTGAAAAAACAGGTTCAAACAAGAACAAACTTGTTCCTACAGATGTGGGAAGGGTGGTGAATAGTTTTTTGGTCGAGCATTTTGGAGAAATACTGGACTACAACTTTACGGCTAAAGTCGAGGAGTCCTTTGATAATATTGCAGAAGGCAAAGAAGAGTGGACTGATATGATGGACCACTTCTATAAAAGTTTTCACCCTAAAGTAAAAGACGTCGCCGAAAACGCTGAACGTGAAGTAGGGGAGAGAGAATTGGGAAAACATCCTGAATCTGGCAAGCCGGTGATCGTGCGTTTGGGACGATTCGGGCCCATGGCACAAATAGGTCACGCAGACGATGAAGAGAAACCTCAATTTGCAAGTTTACTTCCCTCTCAGTCGTTAAATACTATTGAGCTGGAAGAAGCTCTTGATCTATTCAAGCTCCCACGTACTTTAGGTGAGTATAAAGGCTATCCTATTGAGGTGAATCAAGGTCGTTATGGTCCTTATGTGAAGTTCAATGAAAAAACATTTGTTTCCCTTGAGAAGACAGATGATCCCATGACGATCACTGAAGATCGTGCGATGGAGCTTATTAAAGCAAAAGAAAAAGCTGATGCTCCGATATATGAGTATGACGGTCAACCTGTGACCAAAGGTGTGGGAAGATTTGGTCCTTTTATCAAATGGGCAGGAATGTTCATCTCAGTGAATAAGAAATACGATTTTGACAATCTTTCCAACGCTGATATTGAAATGCTCATAAAGGATAAAATTCAAAAAGAAAAGGACAAACTAATTGTAGATTGGGAAGAAGAAGGAATTCGCATTGAGAAGGCTCGCTGGGGCCGTCATAATATTGTCAAAGGGAAAACTAAAGTGGAGATCGGTAAAGAGGTTGACCCATTGAAGGTCTCTCTGGAGAAAGCAAAGGAATTACTTGAGAAAAAAGCTCCGAAAAAGAAAACGGCGGCTAAAAGAAAATCTACCACTAAACTTAAAACCGCTAAGAAAAGCTAACTATGGCTTTTGAGTTTTTAACGCCGGTAGGTTCTGATGTGAGTGATCATTGCGCAGATCTGCGGGATGGTCAGATAGGTCAACAATTAGATTTTTTTGTTGGTGGTGAACTTGAGCTTTCTTCTTACGATATTGCGATCGTGGGCTGTAGGGAAAACCGCAGGTCTCAAGATCTCGACTTTTCTGGTACGCAAGTGGAGTTAGTCAAGAATGTCTTTTACGATTTATACGCAGGGGACTGGAATTTCCAAATAATTGATTTAGGTTGCATCAATCCTGGTAATGAAATTGAAGATACCTATTACGCTATTAGAACCTTATCTGAAGCATGTCTTAAGCATAATACCATTCTTGTTGTTTTAGGAGGAGGTCAGGATTTAAATTATCCTATCTACAGGTCTTTTGATTCCACGGGAGCCATGGTCAACTTTGTTAACCTGGACTCCAAATTTGATCTGGGTGACATAGATGCTCCTTTAGATGCTGGAAACTTTGTCGGGAAAATGGTATCTGAGCAACCTTATAATTTGTTTAATTATTCAAACATAGCCTTTCAGACATATTATAATTCTCAAGAAGAGATCGACCTATTAGAGTCCTTATATTTTGACGCAATGCGATTGGGAGCTTTGGATGATGGTTCTACAGAGTCAGAGCCGGTTCTTAGGGATGCAGATGTTGTAAGTGTAGACATGAAAGTGGTTGAGGGTGGATATCTCGCTTTCGCGAAAGCGTTCCCAAACGGTCTCAACGGCAAACAAATATGCTCCCTCATG
This genomic interval from Nonlabens spongiae contains the following:
- a CDS encoding formimidoylglutamase, with product MAFEFLTPVGSDVSDHCADLRDGQIGQQLDFFVGGELELSSYDIAIVGCRENRRSQDLDFSGTQVELVKNVFYDLYAGDWNFQIIDLGCINPGNEIEDTYYAIRTLSEACLKHNTILVVLGGGQDLNYPIYRSFDSTGAMVNFVNLDSKFDLGDIDAPLDAGNFVGKMVSEQPYNLFNYSNIAFQTYYNSQEEIDLLESLYFDAMRLGALDDGSTESEPVLRDADVVSVDMKVVEGGYLAFAKAFPNGLNGKQICSLMRYAGISDKSKILSISELPVELNKQSTHLIAQMMWYYIEGVSHRMGEQPPNLENGFLKYTVPNEREELVFYKSQLSKRWWMELPFFTGHNNKLRQFTLLACDEKDYHKALENELPERWIKARMKNEI